In Symmachiella dynata, the following are encoded in one genomic region:
- a CDS encoding carbohydrate porin, protein MKLSAKLFGFSVVCLAISFCGTARAQEYCAPACDTAQPSWMCDSNTDPCTDWLSSPFMLGDLGGLRSGLAESGIVYNASLTNFYQGVTSGGNQQTFNNGGKLDQFVIFEGGKLGLNEGFMAILHAETRYGEDVIMDAAPLAPVNGNLLYPSLNNETAITGLLFQQALSEEWALSFGKFNALDLWNMLYPQTGRGVTGFMNASMILPLTMARTFPLSTLGGGVLRMKEKQIQGALVAYDSNNSTTTSGFDELFDNGAVVLGLWRFFTEFNELPGSHLFGGTWASGDFSSLDRLDWAFIPGQGITAGQQSGSWSLFYVAEQKLMVDPCNPKRNVGLLSQWGLADEETSPYRWTGNVALQAQGMIRGRDNDTLGVGYFYSGLSGQFKSLQRQFDVDNLQGGEIYYNATITPWFHLTADLQVVEPSVQFNDTAVVFGLRAQLLL, encoded by the coding sequence TTGAAACTCTCCGCAAAACTCTTCGGATTCAGTGTTGTTTGCCTGGCGATCTCGTTCTGCGGCACTGCACGTGCTCAGGAGTATTGCGCTCCGGCCTGCGATACGGCACAACCCAGCTGGATGTGCGATAGCAATACGGATCCCTGCACCGACTGGTTGTCCTCGCCGTTCATGCTCGGGGATTTGGGTGGGTTGCGTTCTGGGTTGGCTGAGAGCGGCATTGTGTATAACGCCTCGTTGACGAACTTCTATCAGGGAGTCACCAGCGGCGGAAATCAGCAGACGTTTAACAACGGCGGCAAGCTGGATCAATTTGTGATCTTTGAAGGGGGCAAGCTGGGCCTCAATGAAGGGTTCATGGCCATTTTGCATGCCGAGACGCGCTACGGCGAGGACGTAATCATGGACGCGGCACCATTGGCCCCGGTGAATGGTAACTTGCTGTATCCCTCGCTCAATAACGAAACGGCGATTACCGGACTGCTCTTCCAGCAAGCGCTCAGTGAAGAATGGGCGCTCTCTTTTGGGAAATTCAATGCACTCGATCTGTGGAACATGCTCTACCCTCAAACCGGCCGCGGCGTGACGGGCTTTATGAATGCCTCGATGATTCTCCCACTAACAATGGCCCGCACGTTTCCGCTGTCGACGCTTGGGGGTGGGGTCTTGCGGATGAAGGAGAAGCAAATTCAAGGAGCGTTGGTTGCCTATGACTCGAATAACTCGACCACAACCAGTGGCTTCGACGAATTGTTCGACAACGGTGCGGTCGTCCTCGGCTTATGGCGGTTTTTTACAGAATTCAACGAGTTGCCCGGCTCGCACCTGTTCGGCGGAACATGGGCTAGTGGGGACTTTTCCTCGTTGGATCGTTTGGATTGGGCCTTCATTCCGGGGCAGGGGATTACTGCCGGACAACAAAGCGGTTCGTGGTCGTTGTTCTATGTGGCGGAACAAAAGTTGATGGTCGATCCGTGTAATCCGAAACGCAATGTCGGCCTATTGAGCCAGTGGGGATTGGCTGACGAAGAGACCAGTCCGTATCGGTGGACCGGCAACGTGGCCTTGCAAGCTCAAGGTATGATTCGCGGTCGTGATAACGATACGCTGGGCGTCGGATATTTCTACAGCGGCCTCAGCGGACAATTCAAGTCGTTGCAACGGCAGTTCGACGTCGACAATTTGCAGGGGGGCGAAATCTATTACAACGCCACCATCACGCCCTGGTTTCATCTGACCGCCGACTTGCAAGTCGTGGAACCGTCGGTGCAGTTCAACGACACAGCCGTCGTGTTTGGCCTGCGGGCACAATTGCTGCTGTAG
- a CDS encoding sulfite exporter TauE/SafE family protein gives METVILSLGFGLVIGLALGLTGGGGSIFAVPLLVYAMSVPPHEAVGISLAAVGATAAWGVIQHLRGGQVEFRTGLLFAVTGMLGAPLGTWLNSLMPEKLLMLLFAGLMLAIALRMWRRSTASNTATEKTACPADATVESPNEATCRRDAQGQLQLTSRCAVLLIALGFATGILSGLFGVGGGFVIVPALVLFSGMPIHRAVATSLLVIALISASGIASNLLADRPLDFHIAALFAGGGIVGLSMGTQLGRRISGAALQKGFSMAVVAVAVLVVTKSMF, from the coding sequence ATGGAGACCGTCATTCTCAGCTTGGGCTTTGGTCTCGTCATTGGGTTGGCTTTGGGGCTGACCGGTGGGGGCGGATCGATTTTCGCGGTGCCATTGTTGGTGTATGCGATGTCTGTACCGCCACACGAAGCTGTGGGGATTTCGCTGGCGGCCGTCGGGGCGACAGCCGCCTGGGGTGTGATCCAACATCTACGAGGTGGTCAAGTCGAATTCCGTACAGGGTTGCTCTTCGCCGTGACCGGAATGCTGGGAGCGCCGCTCGGCACCTGGCTGAATTCATTGATGCCGGAAAAGCTATTGATGCTGCTCTTCGCCGGTTTGATGTTGGCAATCGCGTTACGCATGTGGCGCCGCTCGACAGCATCGAACACAGCAACAGAAAAGACTGCTTGCCCCGCTGACGCAACCGTGGAATCGCCGAATGAGGCAACGTGCCGCCGCGATGCCCAGGGCCAACTGCAATTGACATCGCGCTGCGCGGTGCTGTTGATCGCACTGGGGTTTGCCACAGGCATCTTATCGGGACTGTTCGGAGTCGGCGGGGGATTTGTGATTGTCCCAGCACTGGTGTTATTCAGCGGTATGCCCATCCATCGCGCCGTTGCTACCTCGTTATTGGTGATCGCCTTAATCAGTGCGTCGGGGATCGCGTCCAACCTGCTTGCCGATCGGCCCCTCGATTTTCACATCGCAGCGCTGTTCGCGGGAGGTGGGATTGTCGGTTTGTCGATGGGGACCCAACTGGGCCGTCGGATTTCAGGAGCTGCATTACAGAAGGGATTTTCCATGGCCGTTGTGGCCGTGGCGGTATTGGTGGTCACAAAAAGCATGTTTTAA
- a CDS encoding HTTM domain-containing protein, with translation MNQPDEPAMKDAHPSTPWWRRLWEPCDIGSVVFFRIAFAGVMLWHVGLFLSRDWVTFYFTDSPHHLSYFGFEWVRPMSGERMQQVFYLMGLAAIGVGLGWFYRLSAIVLFVTYTYTFLAEAGLFQNHYYMMSLLAFLLILIPAHRSFSVDATVVPERASQFIPNWCRWVLMFMVALPYVYGGIAKLNGDWLQAMPVGFWISYKSDLPVIGPYLTQRWMAWALSYAGLIFDLSIVPLLLWKKTRWFAYIAATLFHLMNAMLFDIDVFPWMMILLTTIYFSADWPRKLLRRPLPATDSVPTAATTLGQRAVLGVVALFVVCQLVFPLRHWVYPGDPSWTEEGHQFAWRMMLRNKNVFIRFYATDVAKGETGEIPVDRMLNALQLRELVVSPDQIVATARLFAEMARQAGIEQVEIRAVVLVSLNGRKPQLMIDPELDLLTVDRTWGHQPWIVPLTEPLRAEPWDVPTDQWPAELGIELPEVTVTN, from the coding sequence ATGAACCAGCCCGATGAACCAGCGATGAAGGATGCACACCCCTCGACTCCCTGGTGGCGTCGGTTGTGGGAGCCTTGTGACATTGGGAGCGTGGTCTTCTTCCGGATTGCTTTTGCCGGCGTCATGCTGTGGCACGTCGGGCTGTTTCTGAGCCGGGACTGGGTGACCTTCTACTTTACCGACTCTCCGCACCACTTGAGCTATTTTGGTTTTGAGTGGGTCCGGCCGATGAGCGGCGAACGGATGCAGCAGGTGTTCTATCTGATGGGACTGGCGGCGATCGGGGTCGGCTTGGGATGGTTCTATCGGCTCAGCGCAATCGTGCTCTTTGTGACATACACCTACACGTTTCTGGCAGAGGCGGGTCTGTTTCAGAACCACTACTATATGATGAGTTTGCTTGCGTTTTTGCTGATTCTGATTCCCGCTCACCGTTCTTTCTCGGTCGATGCGACCGTCGTGCCTGAGCGGGCAAGCCAATTCATTCCCAACTGGTGCCGGTGGGTATTGATGTTTATGGTGGCACTGCCGTATGTCTATGGCGGAATCGCCAAGCTGAACGGCGACTGGCTACAAGCGATGCCGGTCGGGTTTTGGATTAGCTATAAAAGCGATCTCCCGGTTATTGGTCCGTATCTCACGCAGCGATGGATGGCGTGGGCCTTAAGCTATGCGGGCTTGATATTCGACCTGTCGATTGTGCCGTTATTGCTGTGGAAGAAAACGCGTTGGTTTGCCTACATCGCTGCCACTCTCTTTCACTTGATGAACGCGATGCTGTTCGACATCGATGTTTTCCCTTGGATGATGATACTGCTGACGACCATCTATTTTTCAGCGGATTGGCCACGAAAACTTCTTCGCCGGCCTTTGCCGGCCACGGACAGTGTTCCAACCGCCGCTACAACTCTCGGGCAACGGGCGGTGTTGGGTGTGGTGGCCCTGTTTGTGGTGTGTCAGTTGGTTTTTCCCCTGCGGCATTGGGTCTATCCAGGGGATCCCAGTTGGACGGAAGAGGGGCATCAGTTTGCATGGCGGATGATGCTTCGTAACAAGAACGTATTCATTCGCTTTTATGCGACAGACGTAGCGAAAGGAGAAACCGGCGAGATTCCCGTTGACCGGATGTTGAACGCTCTTCAACTCCGCGAACTGGTTGTCTCGCCCGATCAGATTGTGGCGACTGCCCGGCTCTTTGCTGAGATGGCACGCCAGGCGGGAATCGAGCAGGTAGAGATCCGTGCGGTTGTCCTTGTGTCTCTCAACGGGCGTAAGCCTCAGTTGATGATTGATCCGGAGCTTGATTTGCTAACGGTCGATCGTACATGGGGGCACCAGCCCTGGATTGTCCCGCTGACAGAACCGCTCCGCGCAGAGCCGTGGGATGTGCCCACAGATCAATGGCCGGCGGAGTTGGGAATCGAGCTTCCCGAAGTGACTGTCACCAATTGA